The following proteins are co-located in the Apium graveolens cultivar Ventura chromosome 5, ASM990537v1, whole genome shotgun sequence genome:
- the LOC141661718 gene encoding polygalacturonase At1g48100 codes for MRQNKKISFVLGFLLILVYLTTFSAISTEARRHHGKKSRTHKHKKPRHDHHSTPGHVYNSSNFNILKFGAKGDGVSDDSKALEDAWKAACQVEGAILQIPYNYKFLIKPVTLKGPCMSQLLFQIDGSLLAPPKVGAWPKSSLFQWINFKWIHNFTIQGTGTVDGQGSNWWAAASSTQVAFTQKLSDQKVPYMKPTALRFYESYNVTIRDISLINSPLCHLKFDNSGGVNIDNITIISPETSPNTDGIHLQNTRDVEIQHSNIGCGDDCVSIQTGCSNVHIHHLNCGPGHGISLGGLGKDKSVACVSDIMVDNIIMQNTLYGVRIKTWQGGAGLVKNISFSHIKVSDVKVPIMIDQYYCDKHLCKNQTDAVAITGVKYDQIMGTFSVQPIHLACSNSIPCINVDLTNVQLRPASSKLGYGSGGLQHGGLCWNSYGRSKGPLVPSSMDDCLMRGSGGSGPQRIARSRNENVC; via the exons ATGAGGCAAAACAAGAAAATatcttttgtacttggttttCTCTTGATTCTTGTTTACTTGACCACATTTTCCGCGATTTCGACAGAGGCTAGGAGACATCACGGTAAGAAAAGCAGAACTCATAAGCATAAGAAACCAAGGCATGATCATCATAGTACTCCTGGTCATGTATATAATTCCAGTAATTTCAACATACTGAAGTTTGGAGCTAAGGGTGATGGAGTTTCTGATGATTCCAAG GCACTTGAAGATGCATGGAAAGCTGCATGTCAAGTAGAGGGGGCAATTTTACAGATTCCATACAACTACAAGTTTTTGATTAAGCCGGTGACTTTAAAAGGTCCATGTATGTCTCAATTGCTTTTTCAG ATTGATGGGAGTCTGTTGGCTCCTCCAAAAGTAGGTGCATGGCCAAAATCCAGTTTGTTTCAGTGGATTAACTTCAAATGGATTCACAACTTCACCATCCAAGGTACAGGTACTGTTGATGGCCAAGGTTCTAACTGGTGGGCTGCTGCTTCTTCTACCCAAGTTGCTTTCACTCAG AAGCTGTCCGACCAGAAAGTACCATACATGAAACCAACG GCACTGAGATTCTATGAAAGTTACAATGTTACGATCCGCGATATCAGTCTCATAAACAGCCCTTTGTGTCATCTAAAATTTGATAATTCTGGAGGGGTGAACATAGACAATATCACCATTATTTCACCAGAAACCAGTCCAAACACGGACGGCATTCACCTGCAGAACACCCGGGATGTTGAAATTCAGCATTCCAATATAGGCTGTG GGGATGATTGTGTGTCTATTCAGACTGGCTGTTCCAACGTTCATATTCACCATCTAAATTGTGGCCCTGGACACGGAATTAG CTTAGGAGGATTAGGGAAAGATAAAAGTGTTGCCTGCGTTTCTGATATCATGGTTGACAATATTATCATGCAAAACACCCTTTATGGAGTAAGGATCAAGACTTGGCAG GGTGGAGCTGGACTAGTGAAGAATATATCATTTTCACACATTAAAGTTTCTGATGTCAAAGTTCCGATAATGATTGATCAATATTATTGTGACAAGCATTTGTGCAAGAATCAAACAGATGCAGTAGCAATAACAGGAGTCAAGTACGATCAAATCATGGGGACTTTCTCAGTGCAACCTATTCATCTGGCTTGCAGCAATAGCATTCCATGTATTAACGTCGATCTCACCAATGTTCAACTGAGGCCAGCTTCATCGAAATTAGGGTATGGATCAGGAGGATTACAACATGGAGGATTGTGCTGGAATTCTTATGGAAGATCAAAAGGTCCTCTTGTTCCATCAAGCATGGACGATTGTTTGATGAGGGGTAGTGGCGGTTCAGGACCTCAGAGAATTGCAAGATCTCGTAATGAAAATGTTTGTTAA